In Eupeodes corollae chromosome 3, idEupCoro1.1, whole genome shotgun sequence, a single genomic region encodes these proteins:
- the LOC129950144 gene encoding protein cornichon: protein MVFNFSAFTYIVALIGDAFLIFFAIFHVIAFDELKTDYKNPIDQCNSLNPLVLPEYLLHIFLNLLFLFSGEWFSLCINIPLIAYHVWRYKNRPVMTGPGLYDPTTVLSTDNLSKNMREGWIKLAIYLISFFYYIYGMVYSLIST, encoded by the exons atggtgtTCAACTTTTCGGCCTTCACATATATTGTAGCCCTAATCGGGGAtgcatttttaatattctttgctATTTTCCATGTTATCGCATTCGATGAACTCAAAACAGACTACAAAAATCCCATTGACCAGTGTAATAGTCTGAACCCG CTAGTGCTCCCCGAATATTTGCTGCATATCTTCCTTAATTTATTGTTCTTGTTCTCAGGCGAATGGTTTTCGCTCTGTATAAATATACCTCTAATTGCGTACCATGTATGGCG GTACAAAAATCGACCTGTGATGACCGGACCAGGGTTATACGATCCGACAACTGTCCTGAGTACTGATAACCTGTCCAAGAATATGCGGGAGGGGTGGATTAAGTTGGCCATTTATTTGATCTCATTCTTTTACTATATTTATGG AATGGTATACTCACTGATTTCAACGTAA